Proteins found in one Lutimonas zeaxanthinifaciens genomic segment:
- a CDS encoding dienelactone hydrolase family protein, producing MKKPTKENVNPEIFNLYDDYAHNKLERRQFIEKLSLYAVGGLTVSSLLSFVMPDYENSITVKQDDPRLISDYVMYNSPKGGGEIRGLLSKPKEAKKKLPGIVVVHENRGLNPYIEDVGRRAALEGFITIAPDALWPLGGYPGNDDDGRALQRKRDRNEMLEDFIAAFNYLASHEDCNGKIGVVGFCFGGWISNMMAVKLPNLSAAVPFYGGQPTAEETSKIKAPLLLQYAGLDERVNAGWPAYEVALKANNIDYKAYIYPRVKHGFHNNSTPRYDEPAANLAWQRTMDFFKEKLR from the coding sequence ATGAAAAAACCAACCAAAGAAAATGTGAATCCTGAGATATTCAACCTTTATGACGATTATGCCCATAATAAACTGGAAAGGAGACAATTTATTGAGAAATTATCCCTTTACGCTGTTGGAGGGCTTACCGTTTCTTCTTTACTAAGTTTTGTGATGCCCGATTACGAAAATTCTATTACAGTAAAGCAGGATGATCCAAGACTTATTTCTGATTATGTTATGTATAATTCACCAAAAGGCGGAGGGGAAATTCGCGGACTTTTATCGAAGCCTAAGGAAGCAAAGAAAAAATTACCCGGAATTGTCGTGGTTCATGAAAACAGGGGTCTTAACCCTTATATTGAAGATGTTGGGAGAAGAGCAGCATTGGAGGGCTTTATTACGATAGCACCGGATGCACTCTGGCCTTTGGGAGGATATCCTGGAAATGATGATGACGGAAGGGCATTACAACGTAAAAGGGACCGAAACGAGATGCTGGAAGATTTCATAGCAGCCTTCAATTACCTTGCCTCCCATGAAGATTGTAATGGAAAAATTGGTGTCGTAGGTTTTTGTTTTGGAGGATGGATATCAAACATGATGGCTGTAAAATTACCGAATTTATCTGCTGCAGTGCCATTTTATGGGGGACAGCCAACGGCTGAAGAAACGTCCAAAATTAAGGCTCCTCTTTTACTTCAATACGCTGGCCTGGACGAAAGAGTAAATGCGGGATGGCCTGCTTATGAGGTAGCGCTTAAGGCTAATAATATTGATTACAAGGCGTACATTTATCCCCGTGTTAAACATGGATTCCATAACAATTCTACTCCGAGATACGATGAGCCTGCAGCGAATCTGGCCTGGCAACGTACCATGGATTTCTTTAAGGAAAAGCTTCGTTGA